A genomic stretch from Chitinophaga agri includes:
- the tamL gene encoding translocation and assembly module lipoprotein TamL encodes MIKGNRYISSTVSAALIAMCICACSTTRTVPDNDRLYTGANVKWEGKKPRDYSTLSAEMNSQTRPKPNRKFAGMPFKLWFYNLGNEPKGKGLNYLLRKKWGEPPVLLSSAKPDYTANVLEQYLVDNGFFQAAIASEIKNSGKKKASITYTVTPNHRYRIKSVTYLTDSSALGKAVAAAKEGSSLKLNRPYRLDSVVAERNRVHIILKDQGYYYFTPDHLLVEVDSTNNGMVDLYLKIKDETPEAARRAYRMKNITLYPNYSLDNDSMSRRGTPVQYNHIRIVDSTKKFRPSVFDKSVFLKPDSLYRLTNHNLTLRRLTDLGTFKFVKGQFRTVRGDSSRLNASFFLTPYPRRSLSAELRGTSKSNNFVGSEIRITSRNRNWLHAANLLEIILSGGMEWQVGGRKAADNSPLLGGNSYNLKAEAAVTIPRFWQPLFNFNVRTPYVPRTRISVSYELFSRSQLYNLNAYSFQFQYIWRQTQYLEHKWSPIAITYVLPTSTTPGYDSILVNDPSQRAAIEKQFILGGNYTVTYNNQSDNREHSFYMNGDLDYSGNLAGLVVPKKDDARKIVGSPFAQYIRLTGDIRHYWKLNRKLTWVNRVFAGFGMPYGNSTTLPFVKQYFIGGSSSLRGFRARTLGPGSYRDTTSQYLANEAGDIKFEFNSELRAKLTGIFNAAVFVDAGNIWLKKDIPTKPGSKFKASSFGNQMAVDGGVGLRVDASIIVVRLDLAFPLRKPWLPSDERWVIKDIKLGDPDWRKENLILNIAIGYPF; translated from the coding sequence ATGATCAAAGGAAACAGGTATATATCATCCACTGTTAGCGCAGCACTGATTGCCATGTGCATCTGTGCCTGTAGCACTACCAGGACGGTTCCAGACAACGACCGGTTATACACTGGTGCCAATGTCAAGTGGGAGGGAAAGAAACCCCGTGACTACAGCACGCTTTCAGCTGAAATGAACAGCCAGACGAGGCCGAAACCTAACCGTAAGTTTGCCGGTATGCCTTTCAAACTATGGTTCTATAACCTGGGAAATGAACCCAAAGGCAAAGGGCTCAACTACCTGCTCAGAAAGAAATGGGGAGAACCACCGGTATTACTTAGCAGTGCTAAACCTGACTATACAGCAAACGTGCTGGAACAATACCTGGTAGACAATGGCTTCTTCCAGGCAGCTATTGCCTCTGAGATCAAGAACAGCGGAAAGAAAAAAGCGTCCATCACATATACTGTTACCCCTAATCACCGCTACCGGATTAAGAGTGTCACGTATCTGACCGATTCCAGTGCCTTGGGCAAAGCTGTTGCGGCAGCAAAGGAAGGAAGTTCGTTAAAACTTAATCGTCCTTACAGACTGGATAGCGTGGTGGCAGAGCGGAACCGTGTACATATTATCTTAAAGGATCAGGGATATTATTATTTTACTCCTGATCACCTGCTGGTAGAAGTAGACAGCACAAACAATGGCATGGTAGACCTGTATCTGAAGATAAAGGACGAAACGCCAGAAGCTGCCCGCAGGGCATATCGCATGAAAAACATTACGTTGTACCCTAACTATTCCCTGGATAATGACTCCATGAGCCGTAGGGGTACACCAGTGCAATACAATCATATCAGGATTGTTGACTCTACTAAAAAGTTCAGACCCAGTGTCTTTGATAAATCTGTCTTCCTCAAGCCAGACAGTTTATATAGATTGACCAATCACAATCTTACACTCCGGCGTTTGACGGACCTTGGCACTTTCAAGTTTGTAAAAGGTCAGTTCAGAACAGTTAGAGGAGACAGCTCCCGGCTGAACGCAAGTTTCTTCCTTACACCCTATCCACGCAGGAGTTTGTCTGCTGAGTTAAGAGGTACATCCAAGTCAAACAACTTTGTCGGTTCTGAAATAAGGATCACTTCCAGGAACCGCAACTGGCTACATGCAGCCAACTTACTGGAAATTATATTATCCGGAGGTATGGAATGGCAGGTAGGTGGCCGGAAAGCAGCTGATAACAGCCCCTTGCTCGGCGGCAACTCCTATAATCTGAAGGCAGAAGCAGCTGTTACCATTCCTCGTTTCTGGCAGCCTCTTTTTAATTTCAATGTGCGTACACCATATGTCCCACGCACCCGCATCAGTGTAAGTTATGAGTTGTTCAGCCGTAGCCAGCTCTATAACCTGAATGCCTATTCCTTCCAGTTCCAGTATATCTGGCGGCAAACGCAGTACCTGGAACATAAGTGGTCGCCAATTGCTATTACATATGTATTGCCAACCAGCACCACACCAGGATATGATAGTATCCTGGTGAATGACCCGAGTCAGCGGGCGGCTATTGAAAAACAATTTATACTGGGCGGTAACTATACCGTTACATATAATAATCAGTCGGATAACAGGGAACACAGCTTCTACATGAATGGTGACCTGGATTATTCCGGTAACCTGGCAGGCCTGGTGGTGCCTAAGAAAGATGATGCCAGAAAGATCGTTGGATCTCCATTTGCACAGTATATACGTCTTACCGGTGATATCAGGCACTACTGGAAACTCAACCGCAAACTGACCTGGGTAAACCGTGTTTTCGCCGGCTTTGGTATGCCTTACGGTAATTCAACCACCCTACCTTTTGTAAAGCAATACTTTATTGGAGGTAGTAGCAGCCTTCGGGGTTTTCGCGCCAGAACACTTGGTCCGGGCTCATACAGAGATACGACCAGCCAGTACCTGGCCAATGAAGCCGGGGATATTAAATTTGAATTTAACTCTGAACTGCGGGCAAAGCTGACCGGCATATTCAATGCGGCCGTCTTTGTAGACGCGGGTAATATCTGGCTGAAAAAAGATATCCCGACCAAACCGGGTAGTAAATTCAAAGCCAGCAGTTTTGGCAACCAGATGGCGGTAGATGGAGGTGTTGGTCTTCGTGTAGATGCGTCTATCATCGTAGTCAGGCTCGATCTGGCCTTCCCTCTTCGTAAGCCATGGCTCCCATCCGACGAAAGATGGGTAATAAAAGATATTAAGTTGGGCGATCCAGACTGGCGTAAAGAAAATCTTATTCTGAACATTGCGATTGGATATCCTTTCTGA